In the genome of Myxococcus stipitatus, one region contains:
- a CDS encoding YbaK/EbsC family protein — MIPENILQYLERHGVPFERKPHLRAITAQALASSLHVSGFQVAKSVILQADDALLICVVSAPDTVNLDRVASVTGTRNLRLADEAVFASRFPDCEVGAEPPFGGLYGLPVVVDEHLRDENLVLFRAGSHTEALELRYEDFMNLEAPYLGNIIHDRPSQSREDESAEEAPSPY, encoded by the coding sequence ATGATTCCCGAGAACATCCTCCAGTACCTGGAGCGCCACGGCGTTCCCTTCGAGCGCAAGCCGCACCTGCGCGCCATCACCGCGCAAGCGCTGGCGTCCTCGCTGCACGTCAGCGGCTTCCAGGTGGCGAAGTCCGTCATCCTCCAGGCCGATGACGCGCTGTTGATTTGCGTGGTGAGCGCGCCGGACACGGTGAACCTGGACCGCGTCGCCTCCGTCACCGGGACCCGCAACCTCCGGCTCGCGGACGAGGCCGTGTTCGCGTCCCGCTTCCCCGACTGCGAGGTCGGCGCGGAGCCGCCCTTCGGGGGCCTCTATGGGCTCCCCGTCGTGGTGGACGAGCACCTCCGCGACGAGAACCTCGTGCTGTTCCGAGCGGGCTCCCACACCGAGGCCCTGGAGCTGCGCTACGAGGACTTCATGAACCTGGAGGCGCCCTACCTCGGCAACATCATCCATGACCGCCCGAGCCAGTCGCGGGAGGACGAGAGCGCCGAGGAGGCCCCGTCACCCTACTGA
- a CDS encoding ABC transporter ATP-binding protein yields MATVTLEDVRKVYRGGVAAVKGVTLDIADGEFVSLVGPSGCGKSTTLNLIAGLETLSGGTLRIDGDVVNDLSPKERDVAMVFQSYALYPHLDVARNLAFPLEVAGLPRADIDARVREVASMLGLESLLSRRPKALSGGQRQRVALGRALVRRPKVFLFDEPLSNLDAGLRAQMRGEIKKLHERLRATFIYVTHDQAEAMTLSDRVVVMSQGEVQQVAPPRELYDAPANLFVAGFFGSPRINEVKPRTLGLEGEDRVLGLRPEHLEVLPSPASAGALTGRVYLVEPMGAECWVTVEVEGERLVARAPGDFRAASGAQVALRFEASRLREFDARTGLARSVG; encoded by the coding sequence GTGGCGACCGTGACGCTCGAGGACGTCCGCAAGGTGTACCGGGGCGGTGTGGCGGCGGTGAAGGGCGTGACGCTGGACATCGCGGATGGCGAGTTCGTGTCGCTGGTGGGGCCGTCGGGCTGCGGCAAGTCCACCACGCTCAACCTCATCGCGGGGCTGGAGACCTTGTCGGGTGGGACGCTGCGCATCGACGGCGACGTGGTGAATGACCTGTCGCCGAAGGAGCGCGACGTCGCGATGGTGTTCCAGAGCTACGCGCTCTATCCGCACCTGGACGTGGCGCGGAACCTGGCGTTCCCGCTGGAGGTCGCGGGCCTGCCGCGCGCGGACATCGACGCGCGGGTGCGGGAGGTGGCCTCGATGCTCGGGCTGGAGTCGCTGCTGTCGCGGCGGCCCAAGGCGCTCTCCGGAGGGCAGCGGCAGCGGGTGGCGCTGGGGCGCGCGCTCGTGCGTCGGCCGAAGGTGTTCCTGTTCGACGAGCCCCTGTCCAACCTGGACGCCGGGCTGCGCGCGCAGATGCGCGGTGAAATCAAGAAGCTGCATGAGCGCCTCCGGGCCACCTTCATCTACGTCACGCATGACCAGGCGGAGGCGATGACGCTGTCCGACCGGGTGGTGGTGATGAGCCAGGGGGAGGTGCAGCAGGTGGCGCCGCCTCGCGAGCTGTACGACGCGCCGGCGAACCTGTTCGTGGCGGGGTTCTTCGGCTCGCCGCGCATCAACGAGGTGAAGCCTCGGACCTTGGGGCTGGAGGGAGAGGACCGCGTGCTGGGCCTGCGTCCCGAGCACCTCGAGGTGCTCCCGAGCCCCGCGTCCGCGGGCGCGCTGACGGGCCGGGTGTACCTGGTGGAGCCCATGGGCGCGGAGTGCTGGGTGACGGTGGAGGTGGAGGGAGAGCGGCTGGTGGCTCGGGCACCGGGAGACTTCCGCGCGGCCTCGGGGGCGCAGGTGGCGCTGCGCTTCGAGGCGTCGAGGCTGCGGGAGTTCGATGCGCGGACGGGGCTCGCGCGCTCAGTAGGGTGA
- a CDS encoding heavy metal-associated domain-containing protein, with protein sequence MSPHDETLLKVDGMTCRSCVRHVNDALRDLDGVQDVNVWFDRGQVLVKHDAATAKVSALIDALRDAGYESAPAA encoded by the coding sequence ATGAGCCCCCACGATGAGACGCTGCTGAAGGTCGACGGAATGACGTGCCGGTCCTGCGTCCGCCACGTCAACGACGCGCTCCGAGACCTCGACGGCGTGCAGGACGTCAACGTCTGGTTCGACCGCGGCCAGGTGCTGGTGAAGCACGACGCGGCCACCGCGAAGGTCAGCGCGCTCATCGACGCGCTCCGGGACGCTGGCTACGAATCCGCGCCGGCCGCGTGA
- a CDS encoding RNA polymerase sigma factor: protein MKAPLSEDVLALLMEHRPEFLRFVEQKVGSRAAAEDLVQDAFVRGLDRAEALHGKASLTVWFYRVLHHAVIDHYRRRGTSERALAAMAREFEEAQPPEVERTRAVCPCVGRVAGSLKPEYAEALRRVSMEGTRLPQFAREVGITSRNAAVRLHRARKALKKQLQVSCGACASEGCLDCTCGVPGAGGREPSTA, encoded by the coding sequence GTGAAGGCGCCCTTGTCCGAGGACGTGCTGGCCCTGTTGATGGAGCACCGTCCGGAGTTCCTGCGCTTCGTCGAGCAGAAGGTGGGCAGCCGCGCGGCGGCGGAGGACCTGGTCCAGGACGCGTTCGTCCGGGGCCTGGACCGGGCGGAGGCGCTGCATGGGAAGGCCTCCCTGACGGTGTGGTTCTACCGGGTGCTCCACCACGCGGTCATCGACCACTACCGGCGACGAGGCACGTCGGAGCGGGCGCTGGCCGCGATGGCGCGCGAGTTCGAGGAGGCCCAGCCGCCCGAGGTGGAGCGCACGCGAGCCGTCTGCCCGTGCGTGGGGCGCGTCGCGGGCTCGCTCAAGCCCGAGTATGCGGAGGCCCTGCGGCGCGTCTCGATGGAGGGGACCCGCCTGCCGCAGTTCGCACGCGAGGTGGGGATTACGTCCAGGAACGCGGCCGTGCGGCTGCATCGAGCGCGCAAGGCGCTCAAGAAGCAGCTGCAGGTCTCGTGTGGTGCCTGTGCCTCGGAGGGCTGTCTGGACTGCACCTGTGGCGTGCCAGGGGCCGGAGGCCGTGAGCCTTCGACGGCCTGA